One genomic region from Streptomyces venezuelae encodes:
- a CDS encoding 3' terminal RNA ribose 2'-O-methyltransferase Hen1 has translation MFLTISTTGTPERPATDLGFLLHKHPERAQAFSTSHGTAHVLYPEASAERCTAALLLEVDPVALVRRGKGKGRGGAPDAALAQYVNDRPYAASSLLAVALAKVFKTALHGVCQAMPERAAAPLPLRIEVPALPARGGAGLVRALFEPLGWSAVEAEPVALDAEFPEWGASRYVRLVLEGELRLADALNQLYVLLPVLDDAKHYWVAPDEVDKLLRAGDGWLAGHPERKLITERYLSRRWGLAREATERLELVRLAEAEGLDVEDVDNAVDEATDTEERPVPLAEQRRDAILAALHSAGAARVLDLGCGQGQLVQALLKDVRFTEIVGVDVSVRALTVAARRLRLDRMGERQAARVTLLQGSLAYTDKRLAGYDAAVLSEVIEHLDLPRLPALEYAVFGAARPRTVLVTTPNVEYNVRWESLPAGHVRHNDHRFEWTREEFREWAAGVAGPYGYGVEFVPVGPDDPEVGPPTQMAVFTRTDKTDETDETLKEVAA, from the coding sequence GTGTTCCTGACGATCAGTACAACCGGCACCCCGGAGCGACCCGCGACCGATCTCGGATTTCTGCTGCACAAGCATCCCGAGCGGGCACAGGCGTTCTCGACCTCGCACGGCACTGCGCACGTCCTCTACCCCGAGGCGAGCGCCGAGCGGTGCACCGCGGCACTCCTCCTGGAGGTGGATCCCGTGGCGCTGGTGCGCCGCGGCAAGGGCAAGGGCCGGGGCGGCGCCCCCGACGCCGCGCTCGCGCAGTACGTGAACGACCGGCCCTACGCGGCGTCCTCGCTGCTTGCCGTGGCGCTCGCCAAGGTCTTCAAGACCGCGCTGCACGGCGTGTGCCAGGCGATGCCCGAGCGGGCCGCCGCTCCGCTGCCGCTGCGGATCGAGGTCCCCGCGCTCCCCGCCAGGGGCGGCGCCGGCCTCGTGCGCGCCCTTTTCGAGCCGCTCGGCTGGAGCGCGGTGGAGGCCGAACCGGTCGCGCTGGACGCGGAGTTCCCCGAGTGGGGCGCCTCCCGGTACGTGCGCCTGGTGCTCGAAGGCGAGCTGCGGCTCGCCGACGCGCTCAACCAGCTGTACGTCCTGCTGCCCGTCCTCGACGACGCCAAGCACTACTGGGTCGCGCCCGACGAGGTCGACAAGCTGCTGCGCGCCGGGGACGGCTGGCTGGCCGGCCACCCGGAGCGGAAGCTGATCACCGAGCGCTACCTCTCGCGTCGCTGGGGCCTGGCCCGTGAGGCGACGGAGCGCCTTGAGCTGGTGCGGCTCGCCGAGGCCGAGGGGCTCGACGTCGAGGACGTCGACAACGCCGTGGACGAGGCCACCGACACGGAGGAGCGGCCGGTGCCGCTCGCCGAGCAGCGCCGGGACGCGATCCTCGCCGCGCTCCACAGCGCCGGCGCGGCCCGCGTGCTCGATCTCGGGTGCGGACAGGGCCAGTTGGTGCAGGCCCTGCTCAAGGACGTCCGGTTCACCGAGATCGTCGGCGTGGACGTGTCCGTCCGGGCGCTGACCGTCGCCGCCCGCCGGCTGCGGCTCGACCGGATGGGGGAGCGGCAGGCCGCCCGGGTCACGCTGCTCCAGGGCTCGCTCGCGTACACCGACAAGCGGCTCGCCGGCTACGACGCGGCCGTGCTCAGCGAGGTGATCGAGCACCTGGACCTGCCGCGGCTGCCGGCGCTCGAGTACGCGGTGTTCGGCGCGGCCCGGCCCCGTACGGTCCTCGTGACCACGCCGAACGTCGAGTACAACGTGCGCTGGGAGTCGCTGCCCGCCGGACACGTCCGGCACAACGACCACCGCTTCGAATGGACCCGGGAGGAGTTCCGGGAGTGGGCGGCGGGAGTCGCCGGACCGTACGGGTACGGCGTGGAGTTCGTTCCCGTCGGACCCGACGACCCCGAGGTCGGGCCGCCGACGCAGATGGCCGTCTTCACCCGGACGGACAAGACCGACGAGACCGACGAGACCTTGAAGGAGGTCGCGGCATGA